From a region of the Roseivirga sp. 4D4 genome:
- a CDS encoding NUDIX hydrolase: protein MKLIDKLAWIEVKEKRVLVARSKGKEAFYIPGGKREPGENDEQALLREIDEELSVKLLPESLQYYGTFSAQAHGHAEGIIVQMTCYQANYNGILKAAAEIEEVAWLPFEEMDKTSHVDKIIFHDLRQKGLL, encoded by the coding sequence ATGAAACTCATAGACAAACTGGCCTGGATAGAAGTCAAAGAGAAGAGAGTTCTTGTTGCCAGAAGTAAAGGCAAAGAGGCCTTTTATATCCCAGGCGGAAAGCGAGAACCAGGTGAAAACGATGAGCAGGCTTTGTTGAGAGAAATTGATGAAGAGCTGAGTGTGAAGCTACTGCCCGAATCGCTTCAATACTATGGTACTTTTTCAGCACAAGCCCATGGTCATGCCGAAGGTATCATCGTTCAAATGACTTGTTATCAAGCTAATTACAATGGAATCTTAAAAGCAGCCGCTGAAATCGAAGAAGTCGCCTGGTTACCCTTCGAAGAAATGGACAAAACCTCGCATGTGGACAAAATTATCTTCCATGATTTGAGGCAAAAAGGCCTACTCTAA
- a CDS encoding cellulose synthase family protein gives MYWLELIVLTLYTGALSFIFVYSLSQLNLVYIYRKARKKQSIAKAAEITKDYEYPMVTVQLPVYNELYVVERLIDAVASFDWPKDKLEVQVLDDSNDETIELIAKKVTEWQAKGVDVQQVQRPERKGFKAGALQYGMSIAKGEFIAIFDADFVPEADFLKNSVPHFQKDEKIGVVQTRWGHINEEYSMLTKLQAFGLNTHFFVEQNGRSQGGHFLNFNGTGGVWRKECIEDAGGWKADTLTEDLDLSYRAQLKGWQIFYTPDVVAPAELPAAMSAIKSQQYRWTKGAAETSIKLLPKVLKAPLSLGTKFHATFHLLNSAVFICIVVTAFLSVPVLLIRNLSDSWEILMNVSMIFLMGYAFLIVFYWNGFKEKRDGFWKTAKDFVPQMFMLLSVFLGLSVHNAVAVFEGLIGKKTPFVRTPKFNITGKKDTWKGNKYFKKKINPLTALEGFLGLYFVGGLGLAFYFNDFALLPFHLLLSLGFLLVFYYTVQHTRHA, from the coding sequence ATGTATTGGCTGGAACTCATAGTATTGACTTTATACACAGGTGCGCTGTCGTTCATCTTTGTATACAGCTTATCTCAGCTCAATCTTGTTTATATCTACCGTAAGGCAAGAAAGAAACAATCTATTGCTAAGGCGGCAGAGATTACCAAAGATTATGAATACCCCATGGTGACGGTTCAGTTGCCCGTTTATAATGAGCTTTATGTAGTTGAAAGATTAATTGATGCCGTGGCGTCTTTCGACTGGCCTAAAGACAAGCTAGAAGTGCAAGTGCTTGACGACTCCAATGATGAAACGATTGAGCTCATCGCTAAAAAAGTTACTGAGTGGCAGGCCAAAGGAGTAGACGTTCAGCAAGTACAGCGACCAGAACGCAAAGGATTTAAGGCAGGTGCCTTACAATACGGGATGTCAATTGCCAAGGGAGAATTCATCGCGATTTTTGATGCTGACTTTGTGCCAGAAGCTGACTTCTTAAAGAATAGTGTTCCGCATTTTCAAAAGGACGAGAAAATTGGCGTGGTACAGACCCGTTGGGGACATATCAACGAGGAGTATTCAATGCTCACTAAGCTTCAGGCCTTCGGTTTAAATACCCACTTCTTTGTAGAACAAAACGGTCGTTCACAAGGAGGTCATTTCCTTAATTTTAATGGAACTGGAGGGGTTTGGAGAAAAGAATGTATTGAAGATGCAGGTGGCTGGAAGGCAGATACTTTGACCGAAGATTTGGACCTCAGTTATAGAGCACAGCTCAAGGGTTGGCAGATATTCTATACACCAGATGTGGTGGCTCCAGCGGAATTGCCAGCAGCAATGAGTGCTATCAAATCTCAACAATATCGCTGGACTAAAGGAGCAGCCGAGACGAGCATTAAGCTATTGCCGAAAGTATTGAAAGCTCCATTGTCATTAGGAACGAAGTTCCATGCGACATTTCACTTATTGAATTCAGCAGTCTTTATCTGTATAGTAGTGACAGCATTCTTGAGCGTACCGGTATTGCTTATCAGAAACCTATCTGACAGCTGGGAGATTCTGATGAATGTCTCCATGATTTTCCTGATGGGCTATGCCTTTCTGATCGTCTTTTACTGGAATGGATTTAAGGAGAAACGCGATGGTTTCTGGAAAACAGCCAAAGATTTTGTACCTCAAATGTTTATGCTTTTGTCCGTATTTCTAGGACTGAGTGTTCATAATGCCGTTGCCGTATTTGAAGGTTTAATTGGTAAGAAAACTCCATTCGTGAGGACGCCTAAGTTTAATATTACGGGTAAGAAAGATACCTGGAAGGGCAACAAGTACTTCAAGAAAAAGATCAATCCGTTGACCGCATTGGAAGGTTTCTTAGGTCTCTATTTTGTGGGAGGTCTTGGTTTAGCCTTTTATTTCAATGATTTTGCCTTACTTCCTTTCCACTTACTCTTGAGTTTAGGATTTTTGCTGGTGTTCTATTACACTGTCCAGCATACCCGACATGCTTAA
- the scpA gene encoding methylmalonyl-CoA mutase produces the protein MKERMFADFEPQTAESWKSKLLEDLKGKPFEELLWESEGFHGKPFYTKADLPDSLPQSANVHPQPEAFGHRYWTNYQLVNVSSSKEANSKALDALNNGANGLLFSISELPSFEALLKDIKPEFCQVSFQSDSIETSYIYKEYLNYLEQTQTNLSKVSGFIHGKGVLFQEAIPELKTFVISDMPGSDLVDQLSALTKSAVSELDNSTFPSNISLGCIAFEKRIGKDYFLEISGLRALRQVIKTIATGMGVIDYRPTIISTSPSWDGQIEDKHDFMLQATTMAMSAITGGTDALLVNPFYPVFPDNTLLAERMARNISSILNDESYLGKNVDPAAGSYYLEASTIDLVNQVLAKIEGVDPTASSVAASESTSPINWETAEGISVPPLVTEGDLQDAEHLEFIAGKPPYLRGPYSSMYTVRPWTIRQYAGFSTAEASNAFYRRNLAAGQKGLSVAFDLATHRGYDSDHPRVVGDVGKAGVAIDSILDMEVLFEQIPLDKMSVSMTMNGAVIPIMAFYIVAAEEQGVDRSLLSGTIQNDILKEFMVRNTYIYPPAPSMRIIGDIFEYTSKHMPKFNSISISGYHMQEAGATADIELAYTLADGLEYLRKGVASGLDIDKFAPRLSFFWAIGMNHFMEIAKMRAGRLLWAKLVKQFNPKNPKSMALRTHCQTSGWSLTEQDPFNNVTRTCVEALAAALGHTQSLHTNALDEAIALPTDFSAKIARNTQKYLQSETGINRVIDPWGGSYYVEYLTDQLVEKAWALIQEVEEMGGMAKAIEAGLPKMKIEEAAARKQARIDSGKDVIVGVNRYKVDEETDIDLLEVDNTAVRKSQLERLAKLKAERDIDAVEKALEALTHCAKTGEGNLLDLAVDAARKRASLGEISMAMEKVFGRHKAVTQTISGVYSSEVKDNEDFKKAREMADQFAELDGRRPRIMIAKMGQDGHDRGAKVIATSFADLGFDVDIGPLFQTPDETALQAAENDVHMIGASSLAAGHKTLIPQLINELKRLGREDIMVIAGGVIPPKDYDFLYEAGVSAVFGPGTVIAKAAQEILRQMIEEE, from the coding sequence ATGAAGGAAAGAATGTTTGCCGATTTCGAACCGCAGACAGCCGAATCTTGGAAGTCTAAATTACTCGAAGACCTGAAGGGAAAACCATTTGAAGAATTGCTTTGGGAAAGTGAAGGTTTCCACGGAAAACCATTCTATACCAAAGCCGATCTACCAGATTCTCTACCACAATCGGCCAATGTTCACCCGCAGCCGGAGGCTTTCGGTCATCGCTATTGGACGAACTACCAGCTGGTGAACGTGTCATCATCAAAAGAGGCTAACAGCAAGGCACTGGATGCCTTGAACAATGGTGCCAATGGCCTGCTCTTCAGCATAAGCGAGCTACCAAGCTTTGAGGCACTCCTAAAAGACATTAAGCCGGAGTTCTGTCAGGTCTCGTTTCAATCAGATAGTATTGAAACCTCCTATATATATAAGGAGTACCTGAATTACTTAGAACAAACCCAAACTAACCTATCCAAAGTATCAGGCTTTATCCATGGAAAAGGGGTTCTCTTTCAAGAAGCCATCCCTGAACTCAAGACGTTTGTCATCTCCGATATGCCTGGTTCGGATTTGGTAGATCAACTGTCTGCCCTGACCAAGTCGGCCGTCAGTGAGCTTGACAATTCTACATTTCCGAGCAACATCAGTTTGGGTTGCATAGCATTTGAAAAACGGATTGGCAAAGACTACTTCCTTGAAATTTCAGGCCTTAGAGCACTTCGTCAGGTAATAAAGACCATTGCAACCGGAATGGGCGTCATAGACTATCGGCCTACCATAATAAGCACCTCTCCATCGTGGGACGGACAGATAGAAGATAAGCATGACTTTATGTTGCAGGCCACTACCATGGCCATGTCCGCGATAACGGGTGGAACTGATGCACTGTTGGTAAATCCATTTTACCCCGTTTTCCCTGACAATACTTTGCTGGCCGAACGTATGGCCAGAAATATCTCCAGCATATTGAATGACGAGTCGTATCTGGGGAAAAATGTGGACCCTGCTGCTGGTTCGTACTATTTGGAAGCAAGTACCATTGATCTCGTTAATCAAGTGCTAGCCAAAATTGAGGGTGTTGACCCAACAGCAAGTAGCGTGGCGGCATCTGAAAGCACTAGCCCCATTAATTGGGAGACCGCAGAAGGTATTTCAGTACCACCGCTAGTGACCGAAGGAGACCTTCAAGATGCTGAACATCTTGAATTCATTGCAGGCAAACCTCCTTATTTACGCGGCCCCTATAGTTCCATGTACACGGTTAGACCCTGGACTATTCGCCAATATGCAGGTTTCTCTACCGCTGAGGCGTCCAACGCATTCTACAGACGAAACTTAGCCGCTGGCCAAAAAGGACTTTCTGTTGCTTTTGACTTGGCAACACATAGAGGTTATGACTCAGATCATCCACGTGTTGTCGGTGATGTGGGTAAGGCCGGAGTTGCGATTGATTCCATTCTTGACATGGAAGTGCTCTTCGAGCAAATTCCATTGGACAAGATGTCGGTTTCGATGACCATGAACGGTGCGGTAATTCCGATAATGGCATTCTACATTGTAGCGGCCGAAGAACAAGGAGTAGACAGGTCGCTTTTAAGCGGAACCATCCAGAATGACATTCTCAAGGAGTTTATGGTGAGGAATACCTATATCTACCCTCCTGCTCCTTCCATGAGAATCATTGGTGATATTTTCGAATATACTTCGAAGCATATGCCCAAGTTCAACTCCATCAGTATCTCGGGATATCACATGCAAGAAGCGGGTGCCACGGCAGACATTGAGTTAGCTTATACCCTGGCCGATGGCTTGGAATACCTGCGTAAGGGCGTTGCTTCTGGTTTGGATATCGACAAATTCGCACCGAGACTCTCCTTCTTTTGGGCGATTGGCATGAACCACTTTATGGAAATTGCCAAAATGCGTGCTGGTCGATTGCTTTGGGCCAAACTGGTGAAGCAATTCAACCCCAAGAATCCCAAATCCATGGCATTGCGAACGCATTGTCAAACCTCAGGATGGAGTCTTACCGAACAAGATCCATTTAACAACGTGACGAGAACTTGTGTGGAAGCCCTGGCGGCAGCTCTTGGACACACCCAATCATTGCACACCAATGCCCTCGATGAAGCCATCGCTCTACCTACCGATTTCTCAGCGAAAATCGCTCGTAATACGCAAAAATACTTGCAGTCTGAAACTGGCATTAACAGAGTCATTGACCCATGGGGTGGTTCTTATTACGTTGAATATCTGACTGATCAATTGGTAGAAAAGGCCTGGGCCTTAATCCAAGAAGTAGAAGAAATGGGCGGCATGGCCAAAGCCATCGAAGCAGGTCTTCCCAAAATGAAGATTGAAGAAGCTGCAGCTCGGAAACAAGCAAGAATTGACTCCGGAAAGGATGTTATTGTGGGAGTCAACCGCTACAAGGTTGATGAAGAAACCGACATAGATCTTCTGGAGGTAGACAACACTGCTGTCCGTAAGTCACAGTTAGAACGATTGGCCAAACTGAAAGCCGAAAGAGATATTGATGCAGTCGAAAAGGCGCTTGAAGCCTTAACCCATTGTGCCAAAACGGGTGAAGGCAACCTACTAGACCTTGCAGTAGATGCTGCTAGAAAAAGAGCCTCATTAGGAGAAATCTCCATGGCGATGGAAAAAGTCTTCGGAAGACACAAGGCTGTGACCCAAACCATTTCTGGCGTATATTCGAGTGAAGTGAAAGACAACGAAGACTTTAAGAAAGCCAGAGAAATGGCGGATCAATTTGCAGAATTGGATGGCAGAAGACCCCGTATCATGATTGCCAAAATGGGGCAAGATGGTCATGATCGCGGTGCTAAGGTAATTGCCACAAGTTTTGCCGACTTAGGCTTTGACGTAGACATTGGGCCACTTTTTCAGACTCCTGATGAAACAGCCCTACAAGCGGCTGAAAACGATGTGCATATGATTGGTGCTTCCAGTTTGGCAGCAGGTCATAAGACCTTGATCCCTCAATTGATCAATGAGTTAAAAAGACTCGGTAGAGAAGATATTATGGTAATTGCAGGTGGAGTAATACCGCCTAAAGACTATGATTTTCTTTACGAAGCAGGGGTATCGGCAGTATTTGGTCCTGGCACCGTGATTGCAAAAGCAGCTCAGGAAATTCTCCGACAAATGATAGAGGAAGAGTAG